The window GGAGCTGTATGCAAAGGTGAAGAGCATGAAAGGCGGTCCAGATATAATTGCCTCAAATTGCATGATCAATCTTTATGCGGGTCTTGGGATGGTGAGTGAagcaaaattgatctttgatgacTTGAGAAGAAATGGTCAGGCGGATGGTGTTTCATATGTTACAATGATGTATCTTTACAAGAGCATGGGCATGCTAGATGAGGCAAATGATGTTGCTCAGGAAGTGCAGAAGTCAGGGTTACTTGCTGACTGTGCTTCATATAACAGTGTCATGGCTTCCTATGTGGCCAATGGGAAGCTAAAAGAATGTGCTGAACTGTTACATCAGATGTTGGCACACAGAATATTACCTGATGCCTCGACATTCAAAACACTAATTACCGTGTTAAAGAAAGGAGGTATCCCATCTGAGGCAGTTTCGCAGCTAGAGTCATCGTACAATGAGGGAAGACCTTATGCAAGGCAGGCAATAATTACCTCCTTGTTCTCAGTGGTAGGATTGCATGCGTTTGCACTGGAATCCTGTGATGCCTTTGCGAGTGCTGAGGTTGCTCTCGACTCCTTTGCATATAATGTTGCAATTTATGCGTATGGTGTCTCAGGGGAGGTTGATAAAGCCTTGAATCTGTTCATGAGAATGCAAGATGATGGACTGAAACCAGACGTTGTTACTTACATATTTTTGGTTGGTTGTTATGGGAAAGAAGGAATGATTGAAGGATTGAGGCGCATTTATGGCCTACTGAAATACGAGGAGATTGAACCTAATGAATCTCTTTACAAGGCCCTTATAAATGCCTATGAGAATGCTGGCAAGCATGATCTTGCAAAAATGGTTGAGCAAGAGATGAGATTTAGCATTCATGCGGAAAAGAATGATGATTCAGAAAATGATGATGATTAATTGCTTATGTACTTAATATGTAAACACTACAGTGGAATGTTAGGGTTACACTAAATTGACAAATCTTGTGATATTTTAAAGCGATATGCTATTAAAATCTTGTAATGTATTATAGCATCCCACATTTCAATTTGATTATATCATCTGCAATAGCTATGAATAGTTATTCTGAAGGTGATACTGATGTGCTAGCATTCAAAAGATAGAGCATTATGGTCATCTTACCTTGACCATCTATGAAGTGGAAAAAGGCTTGATCTGTATTTAAGTTTTTTAGCTATTATATTAGTCTGTATTGCTTTTCTTCTCAAGTTATAAGATTGCTCCAATTTCTGAGTCAATCCTTTGATAAAACCTGGGATCTTTCTCTTGTTCTTATTCTTGTATTATACTGCTTTCTCCTGGGTTTTATTAGTGATAGGGAACTTGAAGAAGCAAGTAGCTCTCCAGTGGAGAATATAAATTCAGATAAACAATGTAGAATCCACAAAATTAAATCCACTAGATGCTTTGAGGCTTGGTTctgattattagataaaaaaCTCAAGCCAGAAGCTGCATTTCATCTGTTTGCAATGGACCTTCTGATTTGTCATTTGCCATTTATTCCTCTCTGTGGCTACTTTGTTAATGCTATTTTATACTTTCTGTGACAAACgtagttgtttttcttcttattgTATTGATCTCAATCTCTGTTGCGAATGCTTATTCTCTTTTAATTTTCTACCACTTTTCTTCGTTAGTGATTTTATATAATACCAACATGAATTAAAATCCTGTGCATTGCTCTTTTTATAAACTATTATATTGTATAGCTAGTAATTCATATTCACTATCAATTAGTTATGTAGGTAACCTAATATCAATAATATGGGAGAGACATATGGCAGTTACATACTGACTCGCTGGAGTCAAAACAAAACATCAGTATGGTGTCAATGTTAATGGCTTCAATGAGCTAGAGGATATTGGTTTGGGATTTAGTTTTACATTTGGAAATAACTGCAGTCCTGCTTGTACATTGCACATTGATATTCCAAGGTTTGAACTACCATCAATTCATCTGTTGAAGAAGAATTTATGGCATTGCGCTGAGAAAGTTAAAAAGAAAGTGAAATActgtttaatattttttttgatacagaAATACTGTTTAATATTTAATGTATCATAAGGTTTTCCTTTTTTcgttttcttcctatccccttcAAGAGATTCCATAAATACATCTCAAGATTTCTATGTAATTTAATTTTGATCAGCttgttttcaatttgttttctaAATATGTTCTTTTTATGTGATACGAGCCTGTCCATATTTTTGGCATTGTAACAGATTGAAATTGGCCAATGCATTGAGTTTATCTAATATGTTCTCAAACTTTTGTATTTTAAGATTAACTAAAATCGTAAGAAATTTTTCATTCCTTAATTTAGACTCTTTCCTtagtttttctattttcatCGACTTTAGAGGATCCATATAAAACTTTTGGGATCAATTATTTTTCTGGCAGCTAGCCATCTGCACTTGAATGCAAATGTTCAGTTATTAGATGTTTCCTCTGTCTCAACTTAttaatttcattgttcattgCTTTCTTTCCTGTCTGCTAAGCTTCGTCAAATATCTTTGTCCTAAAACAGCATAAACCGTAGTATTTGGGAACCTTCCAAAATCTGCAGGCTTCTAAAATAATCTTCTGTTGCATCATGCAGCATTTTACCTAGGCAGGATTTAGTTTCAAAACGTAGCAGGCATAAGATTTTGAACCTGCCAAACAGCCTTTCATAACACGCATAAGCAAGGAATTGTTATGCTGGCCAACTTCTTATGCCAGTTATCTATTCCAAGGGGATGCTTTTTTCGTAGGCTATTTCTGGCATACAGCCATCTTTGGCCTGCTTTTCTGTTATGGACAGAAGCAATCATAGCCAAAAGTTATTCCAGAAAATGTCACCAAACAAAACAGAAATATTTTGTGGAACAACTACACCAATAGGCATTACTTTTTCTCTCCACTTTTCTGAACATCATGCaaggaaaaaagcaaaaaagaatcAGCAGCTAAATGTGGCTTGGATGGTATTTTCAGCAAAAGGATTGTTGGTGATTATCTATTCAAATACTACAGTTGCTGGTTACAGACTGTAAACTTTGGAAAGCATCTCACATAGTGAAAAATATTTCATTGGTATATAGCACATCAGTGGCAAGAACTCACGACACTGTTTCACTAGAGCTGAGTCTCAAGCTTCATCAACACTTTTTTGTTAAGCTTAACATATGTTGTTTTCCTATTGAATTAAAGAAATAATTATGAACAGTTTCAAGATAGTGGATATAAAAATATCGAGAGATAAGTGGATTGAGAGAAGGGGGAAATGTTCTTTAATTAGATATTTGTCTGAACTTTGAAGAGCAACCCATTCTAATCATATGAACCAGGTATCACAAAAGGTTTGCTTTATCCTCTTCATTAAAGTACATTAATAAGCAGAAAGATATAAACCTGATGACATCATGTACTTAAGACTCCTCAAGCTGATTCTGTGAAGCAGTGCTTGTTTTACAGTTGATGTCAAGTGCATCCTGGTACTCTTTCCTCAGAATATCAGCAATCTGGTCTTCAGGAGAAACAAGTTATTGGGTCGTTTCTGATAAACAATCATATCTCAATTGAAACCAGATTTGTTAGATATGTCTGATATTTAATCTAAGATATATTGAACTACGGATGTCTGAATATTGTTAACAAGGTCTTGACTTTCAAGTACGGGCTAGTGCATCCAACATTGGTCATCATAgaaaacttttaatatattataatagaaaggttattattttttcttttttatattttgccaTACATTGCATTTGTTCGGTCTAGGGGCTGGCACAACGATTGGCACCAGCATGTGAAATTATGGTTCTTGATATTCTTGAACTTGTGGTATGACAGTGTATTGTACAGATAATTTGTGTGGCAGgttcttcatcttttctttttcctacaATTGTATAATGCTAGAACATTTATCAGAATAAGTAACGCTTTTGGTAGCTTTGTCTAATTTATTGTTGTCTAAAAGTTGAACTTTATTTTCTGAAATCTTTATATATCTTGAATGCAatgttatttatattatttgggAAACTGCAGTATCGTATGATCATTAtccatttaattattattttcttatattGAAGTGTTTATGTAATTATTTTTAAAGGAAAACCCCTGGCATACTGTGGGTGCAAGTCCAAAGGAAAATTGCTTGTAAGTTGCTATAAGCTTTTAAGCTTTTAATACATGTTACTGACTATTTATCTATCAAAATAACAGTATTTTAGTTAAAAGTAAAGCAAGTCAAAAATGGATTCATGTTTCCCCTCTAGCATGTCTATGGAAATCCAAGAAAATCTAGCAGTTTCTTGTTTTTTCCAAAGTAGATGTTTGTCTTCGAGATCATTTTTCACTGTTTTCACTGTAGAAAGATTTTGTGCGTGCATGTTGAAGTCAGAACACGAGATTCTATTTTATTCCTTTAATTTACTTCTTTTTGCTGCAGCATATGATAATCGATTACCATAGGTCgtggaaagatttttataaatgGTGCAGCTATGGCAAActccaaatctttttttttttcttaaatttatcCTTACGGACCATGAGAATATTGGTCAGGAGGCAGTCCTGAGTACACTTTGGCAGAGTTCTGAGAGCGCCATTTTCATACTGAAAAAAGGAAGTTGTTACAAGTTTCTCTTTTGCACTTTATACAAACATACAAAAAACTGGGAATAGCCATACTGGCTGATCGAACATCAGGATTTTAGGATAATATTCCAGGTTGCTTTGCTGGGCATCCTTTGAGGTTATTCTTATTCTAATCCTATATATTGCTAAGATAAATCCTCTCATTACTGAGTGGAAGCGAAGcgttttattttctaaaatctTCATTGGAAAACTTTACAATCATTTTCATCTGCAAGTATTGATGTATTTTGATATGGAAAGGTGGTCATTTGATCATGCTTCTGACATCAGTAAATTCAATAATCAAGAACtgcatcctttcttttgtacaaCTTCATTCCACTCAAATAATCATGCCTTTGCAAATTTTTCCATGGCTCTTGAAATGTTTTGGTAATTTTGTTGCCActaaattattttgattatgtgCTTCCTGTTGCAGCATGTCCTtgctctctttttatttttcaaaaaaaaaaaggctaatgaTGTTGAGGTAATTTGTGGTTAAAATAAGCTTGaaattgtgagcttgtaaaaccaaTTTTCTCAGACTCCGTTTTGTAGTTTTTGTTAAGACCCATGACCCATCTCAATTCATGTGCCAAGGAGCTCTTTTGCTGTGACATAGCCTTTTATTAGTGAGTGAGAGCATTTTCTGGCACTAAATGTATGTCTTTTCATAAATACATTGGTGTGTGTAGGCACCATTTGTATATCACTTATAGATGCAGTGTCTAACAAAATGATAACATTGTTTTCTAAACACATACCTTTTCAGAAATTCACATAGTTCTTTGCTCCTGCTATATAGACTAATGATGCTTCTACAAAGCCTTGTAGAATCCCTACTAGCGGTTTCTGTTCCTGACTGACTACTTATGGGTAAGTTGGTTTGGCTCTAGTCTCCTGAAGCGGTCATGTGTTGAATTCACCACAGGTTGTTCCAGGGTAAATACCTATGGTGTCAGCTCAGCAGTCAACTTGTAAATGGATGATAGCAGCGAAAGGATGCCTTTTGGCTATGATGCCCTCGTAAGTCAAGAGTGCTCTGTAAAATTTTTCCTTACGGAAAAATAAAACATGGCATGTACTGATCAGATACAAGTTTTTCCTTTCTTATGTAGTCGAGACCTCATTACATAGAGAGACATCAGGATGTGTTTTTTGTAACTTGATTCTTTTCTTTAATGCCAAATGAAGGTTATCATGAGCACATGTACAAAAACATCTATGTTTTCCAAGATATAAATGCTATTGAGGGGCTAGTGAACCCAGTTCTTTAGTCAAATCATGATGTCTAAAATGTTAGCCTGAATATGGTGTCTGAATTGATTTGAAGAAAGCAGGGGCCAAGACTCGTACATCTTGTCTGAGCCTCTTGTGCATGATTAGTGAATCATGAACTCAGATACTAGCATAAAATATGAGATTTGGGTAACGAATTGATTGGCCATGATGTGGTGTTTCACGAATATAGTGACATGGCAATATAAGATTCGTACAGCTCATGACTCATGCGGTAATCTAGGCACATCAAAAAATTCTTTAGGATGTTCTATGGGGCCTTCTCGGGCTAACCTAAAGGCTGCGCTGAGCAGATTAAAAGTGGCCGATCTCTGAGGTCGATGTCTCTTAGCTCAACTTAATGACCTCGGCTGCTAAGTTGAGCCAATCAGAACCCTCCCTGCAAAAGTAGTTTGGTCTTTTTGCCTCAAAGTTGTATATAATTCTACCACGTGTTAGATTGTTACAGCATGTCTTCAAAGTTATTATGTCACGTCAATAGTTTGCTACCATATAACTCTTAGTTTGTTGGGATATGATCTCAGCAGATTTAAGACCCTAGCTATAAATAAGCCTAAAGGCTATTCGGAAAAGAGTAACAAAAAAATCATGTTAACTAGGTGAGATTATatctatttgtttcttttttctccttttgtgTTCCCACAAAGAATTCTTTAATTTAAGCATCAAAAGGCCTGGTTGGAACCAATTTGGTGAACACCCacttttgtttattgttttgcgGATCCATGGAGGTATTCCAGCTCAACGTATGGGGATTGATGGCAAGAGGCCAAAATGAATCAAGTATATGAaaatttttcatcttttttgaaTATGGTGTCAATGGCTAAAAAATTGGCCATGATGTGGTATTTCATGAACACGGTGACATGGCATGTCAAAATAAGATTCGTCCAACTCACAACTCATGTGGTAGTCTAGGAACATGCATAAATTCTTCAAGAAGTTCTATGGGGCATTCTCTAGCTAACTTAAAGGCTAGGTCGAGAAGACTAAAAGTGGCCGACGTCTGAGGTCGGTGCCTTTTAGCTCAACTTAATTACCTTGGCTACTAAGCTGAGCCAAGTAGAACCCTCCATGCAAAAGAAGTAGCTTAATATTGTTACAGCACGTCTCCAAAGTTATTATATTACGTCAGCAGTTTATTGCCGTATAACTCTAAGTTTGTTAGGATATGATCCCAGAATAAGTCCGACCTCAGCCATAAATAAGTCCAATGGCCCTCCCTAAAAAGGTAATGGAAAAATCACCTTAACTAGAGGAGATTCTATCTAtttgttcccttttttttttctccttcttcatttcCATTAAAATTATTTCTAACTTAAGGCCTGGTCGGAGCCAATTTGGCGAACTCCCACTCTTGTTTATTGTCTTGTAGATCCACGGAGGTACTCAATATATCGGGATCGGTGGCAAGAGGCCAAAATGAATGAAATATATGAAAATTTTTCTATTCTCTAGCAAGAGCGCCATTAGACCTCAAATAAATTATTGGTAAGGTCGTTGTCTGGATTGCGGTCAATAAGTTAGCAACACAAGGAGAACCACGCATGCCAGTTTCATCTAAGCTGCATCGGCATGTATATGCTACATGCAATCACGCTATAAATGATCATGGTTCAGCCTGCATCATTGGATGGATTGCCGCCACCTTCCATCAAACACATTGCCCTTTGCAAGAGGAGAAGATTATTAAGAAGCAAAATTTGTACTCCAGGCCTTCATAAAATATAacgaataaaaaacaaaaaaatttatttggtTATATGAAGATTGTAATATTTTAACTCAGTTGCATGAGTGTGTTTGTTTTGAGATTAAGCTTTACATGATGCTCTCTGACCAGTGACTGGATTTGGGACTCGAGACTGTTCTGGCAAATCGGATAAGTTAAATTATTGATCATTTGTTGTCCCATGCCGTCCCTGTATATTTATCACCATCTATACAGGTTGGTAGATGCAATGCTCATCCTTCTCATCCTTATATCTGGACTTTCTATGGAGTAAACAAACTACTTAAGATAAAGTTTCAACTGAATTTGAGTTTGCTTGCTGAATTAACTGTGATGCTTCTGACATACTATGATATTGTTCTGTTGTGGTCAACAAGTGCAAGCTTCATTGAATTCAACTTCAATTgactcctttttttctttctttttgaaggAACAACTTCAATAGACTttcatgtcaaaaaaaaaaaaaaacagcatgtAGTTTgctctatgattttttttttgggtcttgTGAGTCAACTTAAATAGATTCACAAGACATAAAGACACTTAAATAGAGAAAACTACAAGCTATTATTTTGCAACTATGGTTAAATAGAGGAACAGGGCAATGGTGGCTCTGCGCTCGGTCGAAGCTGCCTACATTGCGAGTCTCGTGGTTGTGGGTAAAGCCTAGTCCTAGGGAGTGCCTTTTGTGGGGACCGCTGATGGATCTCCATGTTGCTATCATGTAAAATTCTGTGACTTTTATCACGAAAGTGCCGACAAGGTTATAACGccttaggggtggcaatcgtaTTAGGTCAGATTAGATACGGGTTGGGTTGGAGGTGGATCGgatcaaaaattcatcaaccaaaatccgatctatttattaaataaatcaaaatcttaattttgagaccaatctatttattaaacagttaACCTGACTCGACCCACATAACCCATTTattaaagaagttgaatggctTAAGCGGGATGATGAGTTTTAAACAAGTTAAATTGATTTAAACAAGTTAAATTGATTTAAACAAGTTAAGCGGATTAAGTAGGTTGGGTTAATAGATCAGAAATAGGGGTTACACAAGTTTCAAATAGGTTAAATAGAtttcaaacaggttaaacagatttcaaacaggttaaacggtcAAGTCGTAACCCGATCTAattattaaacgggtcaaaaTGGGTTAAATGGGTCAAAAGTTTAAATCTTAACCCTACTCATTTAATAACAAGTTTAGAGAGGTTGACCCATTTATGACATAAATCCATTTATGTCAAACTTAAACCTACTTAAAGCAAGTCATTCATGGGTCGAGTTGATGGGTTGGGTCATTAATTGCCACCCCTATCTATCCCAACTAATAAGGAGCTAAGCTTAGTCCACTAAACCAGTCCAAATGAAAGAGTTGGCAtaggagatgaaagaaaaagaggatagAGCCTTATTCGATTTGGAGTAGAAGGAGGACTCCTTCTCCATCTCgattttttgaaaaaactaGAAAAAATTAGCCTCCAACAGCTATTTAAAAATTCCCACACCTCTTTTTACCTCACCACCGACAGATTTTATCGATCACCACCGCTAGCACACCAtcgatttcttttttcttcttctcttggtGTCCAACGATCTTGGCTCACAATACTCACTAGAGATTTTAGTTGAGCGCTCACCGGAGTCTTAGATTCTTAGAGGGAttctcaaaattaattagatctTTAATTTGGTTTTGCTTGTAAGGAATGTAATGTGaccatttttctaaatttatcggCAAATTATAGGATTATTATAATTAGTAAATTTGAATTATACTATTCATGAtgcacaaatttgatgaacgatgttttattattgaatatactttattttggaatattatgATGATGTATGGTTGGAAATATTGAACTTGTTTGATTGATTAAGGTATCGCatgattttttgtatttttgttgAACTGAGATATGAACTGCATAATTGTTTTGAACTCTTAATGTACTAGGTTAATGATCCCACCAATAGGGGTTAATACGTTACCACTTGATTTGTCTTGAACTTAAGGTTTATGTCGCAAAACGATTTGCAACATATCACAATCAGATACGCAGTTTTGAAAGACTTTGCTGCAAGATGATGCGCGATATACCGCAAGAAGGTATGCAGCATTATGACCCTATCACAGAAAAAATATGGTCATAGTTCATAGTTGATGAGATAAACTCGATGATTGGAAGAAATTTAGATTtatgaatgaaatttgaatttggcatgcataatattttgataatgctgtatgttgaaattttattttgaattaatgaattatatatgcttattttctataaataattatttaatttattgttTAATTAATCTGGTCAAAGTGTTCATTATTTACTGGCCTGTCTAGCTTATTATTCCATATCTTACtatattttttcaaatttgagaactAAGATGGCACAAGGTTATGATTGGGAGTGTGGCTAGAGGCCGAATTTGATATCTTTAATTTAGATCAGAATTTGACTATAAgaccttttaaaaattattggtTCTATTAGATATTAAAATtgaattctatttatttaaattaaagttcGAACATtgattatttaaatatatttcattgcTTGCTTATGATTTCGTGGTGAGATACCTTGCATTCTTGTGGAGAGAGTTTTTTGTGACTATGAGACAATTGCTATTGCCTAACATTTACTTCTATTAGAAGAAAAAGTCAGAAAAGTGCTTTAAGATTAGCTGGAAAGCTTAGCTTCAAACTCCTACTTCTCACAAAGTAAAAGCAACACCAAAGATGTCCTTAATGTCTTTTATATCTTTGAATATGACCCATGGTGTTAGGCTTGTTTTGTGAGAGTTTTTTTTTCGTTGTTGTCTTTCTTTCAGGTTCTCTTGGGTGTTCGATGTTCGTTGTTAGAGCGTTAGGCTCTTTAGTTTTGCTATGGTTCTCCAGTGGCTATGGTTGTTTCTATTAGGTTTTGCTTTGGGACGCGACTGTGTTCGGGCCGTTCTTTCGGACTAGTCCGTGGGTTAGCGTGGGATCTTTTGCATGGTTGAGGAAGCCTTTACCGAGACATTTCTCCTGTCATGGTTAAAAAATGAAGGCAtggttcttaaaaataaaaaatgattgcAGGCAAAGGTCCAGTATCTACTAGGCTTAACATCAATACTCTGATATTGAATCAAGCTCAAAAGGTATTTCTTTTTTGTAGTGTAAGAAGgttcttttcatttcttcatacaaaaaatagaagaaaaaagtaGCTTTAATTTCACACAATGAATGCTGCACAATTTGAGATACTAGAAAGAAATCTTTAATTCTGGTTATGACTGAGTAAACTGCTCTTCACTATTATCCgaaataaaattaaaacaaatattCAGACATCAGACATCAGTGCAAAATAAAAAAGCATCCCAATTGTAACCTACGCATCATTCAGACATCAGTTGTTTGGAAATCAACTAAAACAAAAACATAGAGAAGCAGTAAAACCTCTAGGTAATATTAAGATTGATCAGCAAAtttgtggatcaaattcaaagaaatcatCACCAATCTGCGGGTCGAAGGAACCAAACTCCTCTGGTATTTATATGTCTCCCATCAAGTAGTCGTTACCTGTATTCCTCAAGTCAAGTTCAGAAGACTGATTAGCAACATAAAATGCCGGTTCAATGACATTGTAAAAGCTTATTGAAATAAGACAACATACTTGGACTTGCTTGAGTTTTCTCAATGACAGGAATTTGGCTAGGATCATAAGAACTTAAATTGTCAATTGATGGATTCATGTGCTATATCAGACTCTTGGTTTATGAAATGCATCTCAGAGTTGACTTGTGAGGTTTGAAAGAAATGGGCATCAGTACTGAGATACTGTTTGTTGTCAAAATCTATTTTCTCTAACTGGATTTTCTTCCCATTGGAGGATTCAGCCCCTGGCTCAACTTCAGATTTGATCTTATGTACCAATTCATCTACCCTCTTCCGTTTCTCACGTGTCTTTCTATTCTGGAACCAATTGTAGACATTAGACACAGTAATTTCACCATGTTGTGAGAGTTCAGAAGTAATCCATTTGATCTCTTCCTTGTTTGGAGATACTTTTCCTGAATGATAAATTTTGTCAAGAATCAGCGTTTGAGTTGGGGTTGCACTCCATCGCTGCTTCCTATTGGATCGCTTACAGCCTTCAGTTGACTTCAAAGGATCCGTACTTGGATTTCCAATCCTCGTACCTTAAAGTAAATAAAAGTCCAGAGATAAATAATCAGgcctttaaagttttttttttttttttgatattaagAACAGCTATTAAAGAGATAGATAAAAGATAGCGGAGACATAAGATTATTAGCTATGATTTTGACCTTAGAAATCTAATAAATGAGTAGTACTTTAGCTTTAATTTATGCAGAATTTCTTGTTGCGAACTAGTATTTAACAGTTCTATATAGACAAATTTTCATAAAAGATAGAGAGAACGAGTGGGGGCGAAGGAAAGGAACAAATGAGATTTGAAGATAAGACCTCTAATAGCATATATACCTTTGCTAGCATgcatgaaaaataaataaataaatatcctCTAATAAATATATACTTGTTAGGGGTGTAAAGACGGGCCACAAATTTTTAGTCCCGTACTGCTTGGGTAGTGAAAAGGATTGTGCTTA of the Phoenix dactylifera cultivar Barhee BC4 unplaced genomic scaffold, palm_55x_up_171113_PBpolish2nd_filt_p 000213F, whole genome shotgun sequence genome contains:
- the LOC103720935 gene encoding WUSCHEL-related homeobox 8, producing MDWDLMEWMMEWKRSHAVENATADNCLTSATPSNYDNVPNKVCSTGGKVGQGLVEEHQIVKSADGSQELKEEGEETTGKVGRGPVEEHQIVKVMTDEQEEALRRQISASRAIRESLLESYRRIASEYLSQHGTRIGNPSTDPLKSTEGCKRSNRKQRWSATPTQTLILDKIYHSGKVSPNKEEIKWITSELSQHGEITVSNVYNWFQNRKTREKRKRVDELVHKIKSEVEPGAESSNGKKIQLEKIDFDNKQYLSTDAHFFQTSQVNSEMHFINQESDIAHESIN